One [Clostridium] saccharolyticum WM1 DNA segment encodes these proteins:
- a CDS encoding ADP-ribosylglycohydrolase family protein, with product MKNEVIDGIMGLCVADALGVPVEFNSREKLKANSVTDMRAYGTHNQPSGTWSDDTSMTLCLLDSLCYGLDYQDVMEKFKFWLTEGKYTPHGKVFDVGVATRQAIMRYISGVAPLQCGGEGERDNGNGSLMRILPLLFYIQSLYSTDFQDVDEAFDMIHQASALTHAHKRSQMACGIYLSVASLLIGNMDLSIAVELGIYKAFEYYKGKPEYETEIRHYHRLSEKNFREINEAEIRSSGYVVDTLEAAIWCLINTKTYKDCVLKAVNLGDDTDTVAAVAGGLAGLYYGSENIPIEWTAKIVRKDYIEELSERLHRSLTKRSIDKLLAFIPYFENVNEKNACSWGGGEKLGENHFSMPYPIYEQTLEDFIQAVYSSNLICYNYLEVIEKNGLHGTEEMNTAIEGSDLELTLAILTGYIRQERFCDGLWESAVKDKTFLEILRRLERLISAA from the coding sequence ATGAAAAATGAAGTTATTGATGGAATAATGGGCCTGTGCGTAGCAGATGCACTTGGAGTACCTGTTGAATTTAATAGCCGTGAAAAACTCAAGGCAAACTCAGTTACAGATATGAGGGCATACGGGACGCACAACCAACCGTCTGGAACATGGTCAGATGATACCAGCATGACTTTATGCCTTCTCGATAGCTTATGTTATGGTCTTGATTATCAGGATGTAATGGAGAAATTTAAATTCTGGCTCACCGAAGGGAAGTACACGCCTCATGGAAAAGTGTTTGATGTAGGAGTTGCCACAAGACAAGCAATTATGAGATATATCTCTGGAGTAGCGCCATTACAGTGCGGTGGTGAAGGTGAACGTGATAATGGCAATGGATCTCTTATGAGAATTCTACCGTTGCTGTTCTACATTCAATCATTGTATAGTACGGACTTTCAGGATGTGGATGAAGCATTTGATATGATCCATCAAGCTTCAGCGTTAACCCATGCTCATAAGCGAAGCCAAATGGCTTGTGGTATATATCTTTCAGTTGCCTCATTGCTTATCGGTAATATGGATCTAAGTATTGCAGTAGAGTTGGGGATTTACAAAGCTTTTGAGTACTACAAGGGAAAACCGGAGTACGAAACAGAAATTAGGCATTATCATCGGCTGTCTGAAAAGAACTTTAGAGAAATCAATGAGGCTGAAATAAGAAGCAGTGGCTATGTAGTGGATACTCTAGAAGCTGCAATCTGGTGCTTGATTAATACAAAAACATATAAAGATTGTGTTCTTAAGGCGGTCAATCTTGGAGATGATACGGATACGGTTGCAGCCGTTGCAGGAGGCTTGGCGGGACTATACTATGGAAGCGAGAATATTCCAATTGAATGGACCGCAAAAATCGTGCGTAAAGATTACATTGAAGAGCTTTCAGAACGGCTTCATCGCTCTCTGACAAAACGAAGCATTGATAAGCTGCTGGCATTCATCCCTTACTTTGAAAACGTAAATGAGAAAAATGCTTGTTCCTGGGGTGGTGGAGAAAAGCTTGGAGAGAATCACTTTTCCATGCCATATCCTATATATGAACAAACGTTGGAGGATTTTATCCAAGCAGTATATTCATCAAATCTAATTTGCTACAACTACCTTGAGGTCATTGAAAAGAATGGTCTACATGGTACGGAAGAAATGAATACAGCAATAGAAGGATCTGACCTTGAGTTGACTCTGGCGATTTTAACTGGATATATTCGGCAAGAACGATTTTGTGATGGACTGTGGGAATCAGCAGTTAAAGACAAAACATTTTTAGAGATTTTAAGAAGACTTGAACGGTTGATTTCTGCAGCATAA